In one Corallococcus sp. EGB genomic region, the following are encoded:
- a CDS encoding ATP-dependent Clp protease proteolytic subunit gives MPWWNPFRRTGAKAVREPQPLGSDTTELLYALGATPEAAPVIERMHHTFITRLARATGRPAEQLRRDCEAERTLSAEEAVRYGLVDQLLAPDVLTF, from the coding sequence ATGCCCTGGTGGAACCCCTTCCGGAGAACCGGCGCGAAGGCCGTGCGCGAGCCCCAGCCACTCGGGTCCGATACCACCGAGCTTCTCTACGCTCTGGGCGCGACGCCTGAGGCTGCCCCCGTCATCGAACGGATGCACCACACGTTCATCACGCGCCTGGCGCGCGCCACTGGTCGACCCGCGGAGCAGCTACGGCGGGATTGCGAGGCGGAGCGGACCCTGAGCGCCGAAGAGGCGGTGCGCTACGGGCTGGTGGATCAGCTCCTTGCCCCGGATGTCCTTACCTTCTGA
- a CDS encoding serine aminopeptidase domain-containing protein, protein MARTTPHPIRCADGFELQATLHTPDEPVQGVVLMHPATAMPEQMYFAFASRLTDAGFAAVTYNYRGVHPPGAARRTRAGFTTWVDQDVSAVTDWAAERYAGLPVMAVGHSFGGHAIGLSRSSQRLSGAVMVASQAGSLRFIRHWRERLLVAMFLKVLGPLCARVLGYMPYVRLGLGEDVPAQTILEWSRWTSMPRFYFDDPRLNAVDRFSQLRMPVLAIGLEDDPWGPPEAIDLVCQHLTNCTVERRQFSPADSAGQGIAHLGFFREHHATTLWPQVVDWLRRQAQRF, encoded by the coding sequence ATGGCCCGAACAACGCCGCACCCGATTCGTTGCGCGGATGGCTTCGAATTGCAGGCCACGCTGCACACCCCGGATGAGCCCGTCCAGGGCGTGGTGCTGATGCATCCCGCCACGGCCATGCCAGAGCAAATGTATTTCGCGTTCGCGTCGCGGCTGACGGACGCCGGCTTCGCGGCGGTCACCTACAACTACCGCGGGGTGCATCCCCCGGGAGCCGCGCGGAGGACGCGGGCCGGGTTCACCACCTGGGTCGACCAGGACGTGAGCGCGGTGACGGACTGGGCCGCGGAGCGCTACGCCGGGCTGCCGGTGATGGCCGTGGGACACAGCTTCGGGGGGCACGCCATCGGGCTGAGCAGGAGCAGCCAGCGCCTCAGCGGCGCGGTGATGGTGGCGTCCCAGGCCGGGAGCCTGCGCTTCATCCGGCACTGGCGGGAGCGGCTGCTGGTCGCGATGTTCCTGAAGGTCCTCGGGCCGCTCTGTGCGCGGGTCCTGGGCTACATGCCCTATGTGCGGCTGGGGCTCGGTGAGGACGTGCCCGCCCAGACCATCCTGGAGTGGAGCCGCTGGACGTCCATGCCCCGCTTCTACTTCGACGATCCCCGGCTGAACGCCGTGGACCGCTTCAGCCAGCTGCGCATGCCGGTGCTGGCCATCGGGCTGGAGGATGACCCCTGGGGGCCTCCCGAAGCCATCGACCTCGTCTGTCAGCACCTGACGAATTGCACCGTGGAGCGCCGGCAGTTCTCCCCGGCGGACAGCGCCGGCCAGGGCATCGCCCACCTGGGGTTCTTCCGTGAGCACCATGCCACCACGCTCTGGCCCCAGGTGGTGGACTGGCTGCGCCGCCAGGCTCAGCGCTTCTGA
- a CDS encoding DUF2267 domain-containing protein: MASPVPPDTHAVPVKERDESLELQPFLDEIQGDAVMHSQGLEAREAASAVFCSLARRLSDGEDVKLFRSLTGGIGAILGACSVHRGPSRAKRIGRDEFITDVADHLNIKPDQAFRVITAVFTAVRDRIPEDEVAAVASQLPADLGDLFRRPV; the protein is encoded by the coding sequence ATGGCCTCACCTGTTCCTCCCGACACCCACGCCGTGCCCGTCAAGGAGCGCGACGAGTCACTCGAGCTCCAGCCGTTCCTGGACGAGATCCAGGGCGACGCTGTCATGCACAGCCAGGGCCTGGAGGCCCGAGAGGCCGCCAGCGCGGTGTTCTGCTCGCTCGCCCGGCGGCTGTCGGACGGCGAGGACGTGAAGCTCTTCCGCTCTTTGACCGGCGGCATCGGTGCCATCCTGGGCGCCTGCTCGGTGCACCGGGGCCCGTCGCGCGCGAAGCGCATTGGCCGCGATGAGTTCATCACCGACGTGGCGGATCACCTGAACATCAAGCCGGATCAGGCGTTCCGCGTCATCACCGCGGTGTTCACCGCCGTGCGGGACCGCATCCCCGAGGACGAAGTCGCGGCCGTGGCGTCGCAGCTGCCCGCCGACCTGGGCGACCTCTTCCGCAGACCTGTCTGA
- a CDS encoding AI-2E family transporter: protein MRTDSSRPRWPLLGHPVAVGLQLVGALCMLAALWRARDVLLLGFLAVLVAVVFSFPVDWLSRIIPRGLAVLVVLVVLLGGLTIAVVFAAPAAVQQAQALGPRAAQAFERAREWFEHARRSASLAPLAPGPQSGQEVQSVLGKLVPAAVTTVSALTAVLLMVVLAAFLVHQSDSYREALRTLVPREKEAVYDELARRLGQGLRHWVAGILVSMLVMGGLTALGLGLAGIEGWPVLAALTFLATFVPYVGAIASAIPGLLVGLAQSPRHFLLAGAVYLGIHVVEGYLVQPVVMKRAVEVRPAMLLLGQAVLAALFGLMGAVVATPLIVCAKIAVGYLYIERRLGKQGPRP from the coding sequence ATGCGCACCGACTCCTCTCGTCCCCGCTGGCCGCTGCTCGGACATCCCGTCGCGGTGGGGCTCCAACTCGTCGGGGCCCTCTGCATGCTCGCCGCGCTCTGGCGCGCGCGGGACGTGCTGCTGCTGGGCTTCCTCGCGGTGCTGGTGGCGGTGGTGTTCAGCTTCCCGGTGGACTGGCTCTCGCGGATCATCCCCCGGGGGCTGGCGGTGCTCGTGGTCCTCGTGGTGCTCCTGGGAGGGCTGACGATCGCGGTCGTCTTCGCCGCGCCCGCCGCGGTGCAGCAGGCGCAGGCGCTGGGGCCCCGGGCCGCACAGGCCTTCGAGCGCGCCCGGGAGTGGTTCGAGCACGCGCGGCGCTCGGCGTCCCTCGCGCCGCTGGCGCCCGGACCGCAGTCGGGACAGGAGGTCCAGTCCGTGTTGGGCAAGCTGGTACCCGCCGCGGTGACGACGGTGTCCGCGCTCACGGCGGTGCTGCTGATGGTGGTACTGGCGGCCTTCCTGGTCCACCAGTCAGACAGCTACCGGGAAGCGCTGCGCACGCTGGTGCCCCGGGAGAAGGAGGCCGTCTACGATGAACTCGCGAGGCGCCTGGGGCAGGGGCTGCGCCACTGGGTGGCCGGCATCCTCGTGTCCATGCTGGTGATGGGCGGCCTCACGGCGCTGGGGTTGGGGCTCGCGGGCATCGAAGGCTGGCCGGTGCTGGCGGCGCTCACCTTCCTGGCGACGTTCGTGCCCTACGTGGGCGCCATCGCCAGCGCCATCCCCGGGCTCCTGGTGGGGCTGGCGCAGTCGCCCCGGCACTTCCTGCTGGCCGGCGCCGTCTACCTGGGCATCCACGTGGTGGAGGGCTACCTGGTCCAGCCGGTGGTCATGAAGCGCGCGGTGGAGGTGCGCCCGGCCATGCTGTTGCTGGGACAGGCCGTGCTCGCGGCGCTGTTCGGGCTGATGGGCGCGGTGGTGGCCACGCCGCTCATCGTCTGCGCGAAGATCGCCGTGGGTTACCTCTACATCGAGCGGAGGCTGGGCAAGCAGGGCCCCCGTCCGTGA
- a CDS encoding glycoside hydrolase family 15 protein: MALRIEDYALIGDTQTVGLVGRDGSLDWLCLPRFDSGACFAALLGTPEHGRWLIAPRADGRTVQTRRRYREGTLVLETTFTTPEGTVRLVDCMPPRGRTPDVVRLVEGVEGRVPMRMELILRFDSGSVVPWVRKRPGGGLTAIAGPDAVTLDTPVKTHGEGLTTVADFTVAKGERVPFVLTWFPSHEAPPARLDASAEVEKTAAGWRAWSGRCTYQGEWREAVLTSLTVLKALTYAPTGGIVAAATTSLPEWPGGVRNWDYRYCWLRDATFTLQALLHAGYREEAAAWRDWLLRSVAGDPAKLQIMYGVAGERRLTESEAHWLPGYEDSSPVRLGNAAVHQLQLDVHGEVMDVLHQTRRGGLAPEDAAWAMQRALLGFLEGNWKRPDKGLWEMRGPPQHFTFSKVMAWVAFDRALKGLAFFGMEGPVARWRQVRDHIHAEVCAQAWDGHRHTFTQAYGSSKLDASLLLMPQVGFLPVTDARVRGTVAAIERHLMRDGFMMRYATDSGSGDGLPGGEGAFLACSFWLADCYVLMGRDADARALFERLLAVRNDVGLLSEEYDPVGRRLLGNVPQAFSHVGLINTALNLTPGQPTPARERPSDSAGPSHP, translated from the coding sequence ATGGCCCTGCGCATCGAGGACTATGCACTGATTGGGGACACCCAGACCGTGGGCCTGGTGGGGCGGGATGGGTCGCTGGACTGGCTGTGTCTTCCCCGGTTCGACTCGGGGGCGTGCTTCGCGGCGCTCCTCGGGACGCCGGAGCATGGGCGCTGGCTGATCGCGCCCAGGGCCGACGGGAGGACCGTCCAGACGCGCCGCCGCTACCGCGAGGGGACGCTCGTCCTGGAGACGACCTTCACCACACCCGAAGGCACCGTGCGCCTCGTCGACTGCATGCCGCCGCGCGGGCGCACGCCGGACGTGGTCCGCCTGGTGGAGGGCGTGGAGGGGCGGGTGCCCATGCGGATGGAGCTCATCCTCCGCTTCGACTCCGGCTCCGTGGTGCCCTGGGTGCGCAAGCGGCCGGGAGGAGGCCTGACGGCCATCGCGGGTCCGGACGCGGTGACGCTCGACACGCCCGTGAAGACGCACGGCGAGGGGCTCACCACCGTGGCGGACTTCACCGTCGCGAAGGGGGAGCGCGTCCCCTTCGTCCTGACGTGGTTCCCGTCGCACGAGGCGCCCCCGGCGAGGCTGGACGCCTCCGCCGAAGTGGAGAAGACCGCCGCGGGGTGGCGTGCGTGGTCGGGCCGCTGCACCTATCAAGGAGAATGGCGGGAGGCGGTGCTGACGTCGCTGACGGTGCTCAAGGCGCTGACGTACGCGCCCACGGGCGGCATCGTCGCGGCGGCGACGACGTCGCTGCCCGAGTGGCCCGGCGGCGTGCGCAACTGGGACTACCGCTACTGCTGGCTGCGCGACGCGACGTTCACGCTCCAGGCGCTCCTGCACGCCGGCTACCGGGAGGAGGCCGCGGCGTGGCGGGACTGGCTGCTGCGCTCGGTGGCGGGCGATCCGGCGAAGCTGCAGATCATGTACGGCGTCGCGGGGGAGCGGCGGCTGACGGAGTCCGAGGCGCACTGGCTGCCGGGCTACGAGGATTCATCCCCCGTGCGCCTGGGCAACGCCGCCGTCCATCAGTTGCAGCTCGACGTCCACGGCGAGGTGATGGACGTCCTCCACCAGACGCGCCGGGGCGGGCTGGCGCCGGAGGATGCCGCGTGGGCGATGCAGCGGGCGCTGCTGGGGTTCCTGGAGGGAAACTGGAAGCGCCCCGACAAGGGGCTCTGGGAGATGCGCGGGCCCCCGCAGCACTTCACGTTCTCCAAGGTCATGGCGTGGGTGGCCTTCGACCGGGCGCTCAAGGGACTTGCGTTCTTCGGCATGGAGGGACCGGTGGCGCGGTGGCGTCAGGTACGCGATCACATCCACGCGGAGGTGTGCGCCCAGGCGTGGGACGGCCACCGGCACACCTTCACCCAGGCCTACGGTTCGTCGAAGCTGGACGCGAGCCTGCTGCTGATGCCTCAGGTGGGCTTCCTGCCGGTGACGGATGCCCGCGTGCGAGGCACCGTGGCGGCCATCGAGCGTCACCTGATGCGCGACGGCTTCATGATGCGCTACGCGACGGACTCCGGGAGCGGGGATGGGCTGCCCGGGGGAGAGGGCGCTTTCCTGGCGTGCTCCTTCTGGCTGGCGGACTGCTACGTGTTGATGGGCCGCGACGCCGACGCGCGCGCCCTCTTCGAGCGGCTGCTCGCGGTGCGCAACGACGTGGGGCTGTTGTCCGAGGAGTATGATCCGGTGGGCAGGCGGCTGCTGGGCAACGTCCCCCAGGCCTTCTCCCACGTGGGGCTCATCAACACGGCCCTGAACCTCACGCCCGGTCAGCCCACGCCCGCGCGCGAGCGTCCCAGCGACTCCGCCGGCCCGTCCCACCCATGA
- a CDS encoding NAD(P)/FAD-dependent oxidoreductase, producing the protein MPLSSAEQPPHVDVLIIGAGLSGIGAAYHLQTLCPTRSYAILEGRGAMGGTWDLFRYPGVRSDSDMYTLGYRFRPWLGGKAIADGPSIKAYIEETAAEYGIDRHIRYHHRVTRAEWSSEHSRWTVDVEVGPERAPLRMTCGFLYTCTGYYDYASGYTPTWPGTESFQGRIVHPQHWPDDLDYGGKRVVVIGSGATAVTLVPAMAGRAAHVTMLQRSPTYIADQPAEDAVARALRHVLPQRAAYAVARWKNVLRGMLLYKLARSRPGLFKWLLRLGVRKALGKEYDVDTHFAPRYNPWDERLCVAPDGDLFHAIRQGHASVVTDHIETFTETGLKLRSGAHLDADVIVTATGLNVKILSGLSLVVDGAPVQLARTLAYKGMMFSDVPNLVAAFGYTNASWTLKCDLVAEYTCRLLNHMKQHGYTQCTARVSGPAMTPEPVLDFSSGYVQRALATLPRQGSRAPWRLYQNYVRDLVMMRYGRVDDDAMEFRRAGAAASTQALLPAVGNGPDTEVARG; encoded by the coding sequence ATGCCCCTGTCTTCCGCCGAGCAGCCCCCGCACGTGGATGTGTTGATCATCGGCGCGGGCCTGTCGGGCATCGGCGCGGCGTACCACCTCCAGACGCTCTGCCCCACCCGGAGCTACGCCATCCTCGAGGGGCGCGGGGCCATGGGCGGCACGTGGGACTTGTTCCGCTATCCGGGCGTCCGCTCGGACTCGGACATGTACACGCTGGGCTACCGGTTCCGGCCGTGGCTGGGCGGAAAGGCCATCGCGGATGGGCCCTCCATCAAGGCGTACATCGAGGAGACCGCCGCCGAGTACGGCATCGACCGGCACATCCGCTACCACCACCGGGTGACGCGGGCGGAGTGGTCGTCCGAGCACTCGCGCTGGACGGTGGACGTGGAGGTGGGCCCGGAGCGCGCGCCACTTCGCATGACGTGCGGCTTCCTCTACACCTGCACCGGTTACTACGACTACGCGAGCGGCTACACGCCCACCTGGCCCGGCACGGAGAGCTTCCAGGGGCGCATCGTGCACCCGCAGCACTGGCCCGACGACCTGGACTACGGCGGCAAGCGCGTGGTCGTCATCGGCAGTGGCGCGACGGCGGTGACGCTGGTCCCCGCGATGGCCGGGCGCGCCGCGCACGTCACGATGCTCCAGCGCTCGCCCACGTACATCGCGGATCAACCGGCCGAGGACGCCGTCGCCCGCGCGCTGCGGCACGTCCTCCCCCAGAGGGCGGCCTACGCGGTCGCGCGCTGGAAGAACGTCCTGCGCGGCATGCTGCTCTACAAGCTCGCGCGCAGCCGGCCGGGCCTGTTCAAGTGGCTCCTGCGCCTGGGCGTGCGCAAGGCGCTCGGCAAGGAGTACGACGTCGATACGCACTTCGCGCCCCGCTACAACCCCTGGGATGAACGGCTGTGCGTCGCGCCCGACGGCGACCTGTTCCATGCCATCCGCCAGGGACACGCCTCCGTGGTGACGGACCACATCGAGACGTTCACCGAGACCGGCCTGAAGCTGCGCTCGGGCGCGCACCTGGACGCGGACGTCATCGTCACCGCCACCGGGCTGAACGTGAAGATCCTGAGCGGCCTGTCCCTGGTCGTGGACGGCGCGCCCGTCCAGCTGGCACGGACGCTGGCGTACAAGGGGATGATGTTCAGCGACGTGCCCAACCTCGTCGCGGCCTTCGGGTACACCAACGCGTCGTGGACGCTGAAGTGCGACCTGGTGGCGGAGTACACCTGCCGCCTGCTCAATCACATGAAGCAGCACGGCTACACGCAATGCACCGCGCGCGTGAGCGGTCCGGCCATGACGCCGGAGCCCGTGCTCGACTTCAGCTCCGGGTACGTGCAGCGCGCGCTGGCCACCCTGCCCCGTCAGGGCTCTCGCGCCCCGTGGCGCCTGTACCAGAACTACGTGCGCGACCTGGTGATGATGCGCTACGGCCGCGTGGACGACGACGCCATGGAGTTCCGGCGCGCCGGGGCTGCCGCTTCGACGCAGGCGCTCCTGCCGGCCGTGGGCAACGGCCCCGACACGGAGGTGGCCCGTGGCTGA
- a CDS encoding SDR family oxidoreductase yields MAERMRLQGRTAVVTGAASGIGRAIAVCLARKGCHVALADVNEAGLAETADLARTPEVRISQHRLDVSDKAAVEDFPAQVMAEHPGVDLLFNNAGVALGGTFEQVSAEDFEWLFNINFWGVVRLSRAFLPLLRKSDDARLVNLSSVFGLVAPPGQVAYAASKFAVRGFSEGLRHELEGTNVGVTVVHPGGVATSIAASARVPTGATAEEVSRRRRSFQKMLRLPAEAAGAIIVRGVENRESRILVGKDAVALAMLARLFPVTYWKLLASRLRGA; encoded by the coding sequence GTGGCTGAGCGCATGCGGCTTCAGGGCAGGACCGCGGTCGTCACGGGCGCGGCGAGCGGCATCGGCCGCGCCATCGCGGTCTGCCTGGCGCGCAAGGGCTGTCACGTCGCGCTGGCGGACGTGAACGAGGCCGGGCTCGCTGAGACGGCGGACCTGGCGCGCACGCCGGAGGTGCGCATCAGCCAGCACCGGCTCGACGTGTCCGACAAGGCGGCGGTGGAGGACTTTCCCGCGCAGGTGATGGCGGAGCATCCCGGGGTCGACCTGCTCTTCAACAATGCCGGCGTCGCGCTCGGTGGCACCTTCGAACAGGTGAGCGCCGAGGACTTCGAGTGGCTGTTCAACATCAACTTCTGGGGCGTGGTGCGCCTGAGCCGCGCCTTCCTTCCCCTGCTGCGCAAGAGCGATGACGCGCGGCTGGTGAACCTCTCCAGCGTCTTCGGGCTGGTGGCGCCTCCGGGACAGGTGGCCTACGCGGCCAGCAAGTTCGCCGTCCGCGGCTTCTCCGAGGGGCTGCGCCATGAGCTGGAGGGCACCAACGTGGGCGTCACCGTGGTGCACCCGGGCGGCGTCGCGACGTCCATCGCCGCGAGCGCCCGGGTCCCCACCGGCGCGACCGCGGAGGAGGTCTCCCGCCGCCGCAGGTCGTTCCAGAAGATGCTGCGGCTCCCCGCGGAGGCCGCGGGAGCGATCATCGTGCGCGGCGTGGAGAACCGCGAGTCGCGCATCCTCGTGGGCAAGGACGCCGTGGCGCTGGCGATGCTCGCCCGGCTCTTTCCCGTGACGTACTGGAAGCTGCTCGCCTCACGCCTCCGCGGCGCGTGA
- a CDS encoding TetR/AcrR family transcriptional regulator codes for MTSPSEQAGEAPRDRLVAGMAQAIVEVGYARLTIADIVRHARVSKRTFYEHFEDKEACLLALYAAQSARLLEEIQAAIQHAPPGELRASIGAAVYLSSLQSRPGLVRTLLVEILHVGPKGFELRRQVMRSFAELMRREFDAAGTGATLSPAIAMALVGGINELILEAVEEDRVDRLSELAGPVAAFVRGLLEARPPAK; via the coding sequence ATGACGTCCCCTTCCGAGCAAGCAGGTGAAGCCCCTCGGGACCGGCTCGTCGCGGGAATGGCGCAGGCCATCGTCGAGGTGGGCTATGCGCGGCTGACCATCGCGGACATCGTGCGGCACGCGCGCGTGTCGAAGCGCACGTTCTACGAGCACTTCGAGGACAAGGAGGCGTGCCTGCTGGCGCTCTACGCGGCGCAGAGCGCGCGGCTGTTGGAGGAGATCCAGGCCGCCATCCAGCACGCGCCTCCCGGTGAGCTGCGGGCCAGCATCGGCGCGGCCGTTTATCTCTCCAGCCTCCAGAGCCGGCCGGGGCTCGTGCGCACGCTCCTCGTGGAGATATTGCACGTGGGCCCGAAGGGCTTCGAGCTGCGCCGCCAGGTCATGCGCAGCTTCGCGGAGCTGATGCGGCGGGAGTTCGACGCGGCGGGGACGGGGGCCACGCTGTCGCCGGCCATCGCCATGGCGCTGGTGGGCGGCATCAACGAGCTCATCCTGGAGGCGGTGGAGGAGGACCGCGTGGATCGGCTCTCGGAGCTGGCCGGCCCGGTCGCGGCGTTCGTGCGAGGGCTGTTGGAAGCGCGACCTCCGGCGAAATGA
- a CDS encoding efflux RND transporter permease subunit, whose amino-acid sequence MSITDVCIKKPVFAWMIMAATIIFGLVAAQRIGISQFPDVDFPTINISVSWEGANPEAVESDVVEFIEEAVTQVEGVKSITSSARQGSANITVELDLSRNVDLALQDVQTKVSQAQRRLPLDIDPPVVSKSNPEDQPIMWLGVAGPFSQQVVSDFARYRVKERLQTVPGVGEVILGGLLERNVRIWVDAQKLDAHALTVTDVIAALQREHVELPAGRIETQGREVNVRFMGEALDLETLQNVVVREESGRPVYLRDVAIVEDGFEDERRLARVNGEPAQAMGIKKQRGANAVAVAQAVREQLAELQKELPEGMSASINFDSTQFIEESVHEIEFELLLACILTAFVCWVFLGSLSSTLNVVLAIPMSLLGTVAVIYFLGFTLNTFTLLGLALAVGIVVDDAIMVLENIFRHAEEGKDRVRAAREGTAEITFAALAATLAVVAIFLPVVFMKGIIGRFFLQFGVTLCVAVLLSYVEAITLAPARCAQLLKTSREHRSRIGVVVDKAFSKLEALYARALGWGLVRPWRVLLVAVAMLILSAFAFKALPGEFVPSQDQGRMSVRLQTAVGSSLEETNRLFKRAEEFVASRPEVTRVFVVVGGGGSGSAVNSGNMNLTLVPADQRMPQAEFAQVLRKELNSYPGLRAVVQDLSQAGFTAQRGFPVEFSVRGSDWNKLVEASQSLREQLQASGKVVDLDTDYQLGQPELRITPDRARAADLGVPIQSVASTVNALVGGVRVGKYSSGGRRIDVRMRLLASQRSRPEDLSLLKVRTANNSLVPLSSLVTQEELPALQAITRRDRERAISLYANVAPGSNQEEALATVESLGKDLPGGIRVVAGGASVAFRESMSSLLFALFLGIAVAYMVLGAQFNSFLHPVTVLTILPLSVAGASFALLITGNTLNIFSMIGLLLLMGIVKKNSIILVDYALQQREQGADAMQAMLRAGPVRLRPILMTSTATMMSAVPAALALGAGSETRAPMSIAVLGGLSVSTVLSLLVVPAFYVVADRIKSRLGNRLRKGKGGDDSRVVPDEPRPLPHG is encoded by the coding sequence ATGAGCATCACCGACGTCTGCATCAAGAAGCCCGTCTTCGCCTGGATGATCATGGCGGCGACCATCATCTTCGGACTGGTGGCGGCCCAGCGCATCGGCATCAGCCAGTTCCCGGATGTGGACTTCCCCACCATCAACATCTCCGTGTCGTGGGAGGGCGCCAACCCGGAGGCGGTGGAGTCGGACGTCGTCGAGTTCATCGAAGAGGCCGTCACGCAGGTGGAGGGCGTCAAGAGCATCACGTCCTCGGCGCGCCAGGGCAGCGCCAACATCACGGTGGAGCTGGACCTGTCGCGCAACGTGGACCTGGCGCTCCAGGACGTGCAGACCAAGGTGAGCCAGGCGCAGCGCCGGCTGCCGTTGGACATCGACCCGCCCGTCGTCTCCAAGTCCAACCCGGAGGACCAGCCCATCATGTGGCTGGGCGTGGCCGGGCCGTTCTCCCAGCAGGTGGTGAGCGACTTCGCCCGCTACCGCGTGAAGGAGCGCCTGCAGACGGTGCCGGGCGTGGGCGAGGTCATCCTCGGCGGCCTGCTGGAGCGCAACGTGCGCATCTGGGTGGACGCGCAGAAGCTGGATGCGCACGCGCTCACCGTCACGGACGTCATCGCCGCGCTCCAGCGCGAGCACGTGGAGCTGCCCGCCGGCCGCATCGAGACGCAAGGCCGCGAGGTCAACGTGCGCTTCATGGGCGAGGCGCTGGACCTGGAGACGCTGCAGAACGTGGTGGTGCGCGAGGAGAGCGGCCGGCCGGTGTACCTGCGCGACGTGGCCATCGTGGAGGACGGCTTCGAGGACGAGCGGCGCCTGGCACGCGTGAATGGCGAGCCCGCCCAGGCCATGGGCATCAAGAAGCAGCGCGGCGCCAACGCGGTGGCCGTGGCCCAGGCGGTGCGCGAGCAGCTCGCGGAGCTCCAGAAGGAGCTGCCGGAGGGCATGAGCGCGAGCATCAACTTCGACTCGACGCAGTTCATCGAGGAGAGCGTGCACGAGATCGAGTTCGAGCTGCTGCTCGCGTGCATCCTCACCGCGTTCGTGTGCTGGGTGTTCCTGGGGTCGCTGTCCAGCACGCTCAACGTGGTGCTCGCCATTCCCATGTCGCTGTTGGGGACGGTGGCGGTCATCTACTTCCTGGGCTTCACGCTCAACACCTTCACGCTGCTGGGGTTGGCCCTGGCCGTGGGCATCGTGGTGGATGACGCCATCATGGTGCTGGAGAACATCTTCCGGCACGCGGAGGAGGGGAAGGACCGGGTGCGCGCGGCGCGCGAGGGCACCGCGGAGATCACCTTCGCGGCCCTGGCGGCGACGCTGGCGGTGGTGGCCATCTTCCTGCCCGTCGTGTTCATGAAGGGCATCATCGGCCGGTTCTTCCTCCAGTTCGGCGTCACGCTGTGCGTGGCGGTGCTGCTGTCCTACGTGGAGGCCATCACCCTGGCGCCCGCGCGGTGCGCGCAGTTGCTCAAGACGTCACGCGAGCACCGCAGCCGCATTGGCGTGGTGGTGGACAAGGCCTTCTCCAAGCTGGAGGCGCTGTACGCGCGGGCGCTGGGTTGGGGGCTGGTGCGGCCCTGGCGCGTGCTGCTGGTCGCGGTGGCCATGCTCATCTTGAGCGCGTTCGCGTTCAAGGCGCTGCCCGGTGAGTTCGTCCCGTCGCAGGATCAGGGGCGCATGTCCGTGCGCCTGCAGACGGCGGTGGGCAGCAGCCTGGAGGAGACCAACCGCCTCTTCAAGCGCGCGGAGGAGTTCGTCGCCAGCCGTCCGGAGGTGACGCGCGTTTTCGTGGTGGTGGGCGGCGGCGGAAGCGGATCCGCCGTGAACTCCGGCAACATGAACCTGACGCTGGTGCCGGCGGATCAGCGCATGCCGCAGGCGGAGTTCGCGCAGGTGCTGCGCAAGGAGCTGAACAGCTACCCGGGCCTGCGCGCGGTGGTGCAGGACCTGTCGCAGGCGGGCTTCACCGCGCAGCGCGGCTTCCCGGTGGAGTTCAGCGTGCGCGGGTCGGACTGGAACAAGCTGGTGGAGGCGAGCCAGTCCCTGCGCGAGCAGCTCCAGGCGTCCGGCAAGGTGGTGGACCTGGACACGGACTACCAGCTGGGCCAGCCGGAGCTGCGGATCACCCCGGACCGCGCTCGCGCGGCGGACCTGGGCGTGCCCATCCAGTCGGTGGCGTCCACGGTGAACGCGCTGGTGGGTGGCGTGCGCGTCGGCAAATACAGCAGCGGCGGGCGCCGCATCGACGTGCGCATGCGCCTGCTGGCCAGCCAGCGCTCGCGTCCGGAGGACCTGTCGCTCTTGAAGGTCCGCACGGCGAACAACTCGCTGGTGCCGCTGTCGTCGCTGGTGACGCAGGAGGAGCTGCCCGCGCTGCAGGCCATCACCCGGCGCGACCGGGAGCGCGCCATCAGCCTCTACGCCAACGTGGCGCCGGGGTCGAACCAGGAGGAGGCGCTGGCCACGGTGGAGTCCCTGGGCAAGGACCTGCCGGGCGGCATCCGCGTGGTCGCGGGCGGCGCGAGCGTGGCGTTCCGCGAGTCCATGAGCAGCCTCCTCTTCGCGCTCTTCCTGGGCATCGCCGTCGCGTACATGGTGCTGGGCGCGCAGTTCAATTCGTTCCTGCACCCGGTGACGGTGCTCACGATCCTGCCGCTGTCGGTGGCGGGCGCGTCGTTCGCGCTGCTGATCACAGGCAACACGCTGAACATCTTCAGCATGATCGGCCTGCTGCTCCTGATGGGCATCGTGAAGAAGAACTCCATCATCCTGGTGGACTACGCGCTCCAGCAGCGCGAGCAGGGCGCGGACGCGATGCAGGCCATGCTGCGCGCGGGGCCGGTGCGCCTGCGCCCCATCCTGATGACGTCCACCGCGACGATGATGTCCGCGGTGCCGGCGGCGCTGGCGCTGGGCGCGGGCAGCGAGACGCGCGCCCCCATGTCCATCGCGGTGCTGGGGGGCCTGTCCGTGTCCACCGTGCTCAGCCTGCTCGTGGTGCCCGCGTTCTACGTGGTCGCGGACCGAATCAAGTCGCGGCTGGGCAACCGGCTGCGCAAGGGCAAGGGCGGGGACGACTCGCGCGTCGTCCCCGACGAGCCCCGGCCGCTGCCGCACGGGTAG